The Actinomycetota bacterium genome contains a region encoding:
- a CDS encoding cobalamin-dependent protein (Presence of a B(12) (cobalamin)-binding domain implies dependence on cobalamin itself, in one of its several forms, or in some unusual lineages, dependence on a cobalamin-like analog.), with the protein MKILLIQPKKPAEAIGGEEAAVFEPIELGYVAAGVMDDHDVKILDMRIDDNFDTTLNSFQPDIIGITSLTVHVNTVKELFKKIKAFNHKIFTVVGGHHATILPEDFMVPSVDMVVIGEGVFAFRELVSRLEQGKNVEGIPGTAYSADGKIIINRKDGFDDLDSFPFPDRSLTRAYRSSYFTEWLRPLASIRTSKGCKFRCKYCAQWKIANGQYLTRKPECIVEELSKIEEDCIFFADDESLLDVDRMMILADLIKKEGLKKRYCLYGRSDTITKHPDLIETWKDIGLERVCVGLEFFRDKDLKSMRKGASIKTNVDAINVLKSLDVEINPCFIVRQDFDKADFGEFRNYCLGLKLNLFTFTVLTPLPGTDFYEEVKEQLVIENYDYYDFIHTLLPTKLPVDEFYQEFVALYTKTVLLPDKLRLLRKYPLRNLRPYFKRNASLINQVRNVHRDYMD; encoded by the coding sequence GTGAAAATTCTCTTAATTCAACCCAAGAAACCCGCTGAAGCTATCGGTGGTGAAGAAGCTGCAGTTTTTGAGCCCATTGAACTCGGGTATGTTGCTGCCGGCGTTATGGACGATCACGACGTCAAAATCCTCGACATGCGCATCGATGATAATTTTGACACAACTCTTAACAGTTTTCAGCCGGATATTATAGGAATAACTTCTTTAACAGTCCATGTTAATACTGTTAAAGAGCTTTTTAAAAAGATTAAAGCTTTTAACCACAAAATCTTTACAGTGGTGGGAGGCCATCATGCAACCATTCTGCCGGAAGACTTTATGGTGCCATCTGTAGATATGGTCGTCATAGGTGAAGGCGTTTTTGCATTTAGAGAATTGGTATCGCGACTAGAGCAGGGAAAAAACGTTGAAGGAATTCCAGGAACAGCATATAGTGCTGACGGCAAGATTATTATAAACAGGAAGGATGGCTTTGATGACCTAGACTCCTTTCCTTTCCCTGATAGAAGCCTTACGAGAGCATACAGAAGCAGCTATTTCACTGAATGGTTGAGGCCGCTTGCCTCTATTCGAACCTCAAAAGGGTGCAAGTTCAGATGCAAATATTGTGCGCAATGGAAAATAGCGAACGGTCAGTACCTGACAAGGAAACCGGAGTGTATTGTAGAAGAGCTTAGTAAAATAGAAGAGGATTGTATCTTCTTTGCCGATGATGAATCCCTGCTTGATGTAGACAGAATGATGATACTGGCCGACCTTATTAAGAAAGAGGGACTTAAGAAACGCTATTGTCTTTACGGAAGAAGCGATACTATTACAAAACATCCGGATTTAATCGAAACATGGAAAGATATTGGGCTAGAGCGAGTGTGTGTGGGCCTAGAATTCTTCCGTGACAAAGACCTTAAATCTATGCGAAAGGGCGCGTCAATAAAGACAAACGTTGATGCAATAAATGTACTTAAATCTCTGGATGTGGAAATCAACCCATGCTTTATAGTTAGACAGGATTTCGACAAGGCTGATTTTGGAGAATTCAGAAACTACTGCCTTGGTCTCAAGCTTAACCTTTTCACGTTTACTGTCTTGACTCCTCTGCCTGGTACGGATTTTTATGAGGAAGTGAAAGAGCAGCTTGTAATTGAGAACTATGATTATTACGATTTTATCCATACTCTGCTACCCACAAAATTGCCGGTAGATGAGTTCTATCAAGAGTTTGTAGCGCTTTACACAAAGACCGTATTACTTCCAGATAAACTTAGGTTGCTGAGAAAGTATCCACTGCGCAACCTTCGTCCTTACTTCAAAAGAAACGCGAGTCTCATAAACCAGGTAAGAAATGTTCACAGGGACTACATGGATTAA